A portion of the Clostridium gelidum genome contains these proteins:
- a CDS encoding sugar phosphate isomerase/epimerase family protein, whose translation MLTIYDWFGYELTKKERYRLIKEAGFDGILLWWSDGFGRDCFGLGDYKSGPQIVREAGLFIENIHTPFHAENNLWLDNLDGEDLTNCYLQCVADCAEFEIPTMVVHLPNEDHPYNALGLDRIKRIAEKAEQFGVNVAMENIRNFSNLSYVLEQVDSPRIGFCYDCAHHYRYYFGNDLLSMYGSRLMALHLHDNYENVGHLLPFDGTIDWSIAMKKIAKTDYSGATAIEAMNWNYNDLSAEEFLKEAFERAKRLEALRIYNP comes from the coding sequence ATGCTTACTATTTATGATTGGTTTGGCTATGAATTGACGAAAAAGGAGCGTTATCGGTTGATAAAAGAAGCCGGATTTGATGGCATTTTATTATGGTGGAGTGATGGTTTTGGTCGTGATTGCTTTGGTCTAGGTGATTACAAAAGTGGACCTCAAATTGTGCGAGAAGCAGGGCTTTTTATAGAAAATATCCACACACCATTCCACGCAGAAAACAACCTCTGGCTTGACAATCTTGACGGTGAAGATTTAACGAATTGCTATTTGCAATGTGTTGCAGATTGCGCCGAATTTGAAATTCCAACAATGGTGGTGCACCTGCCAAACGAAGACCATCCATATAACGCATTGGGGCTTGATAGAATCAAGAGAATCGCTGAAAAAGCAGAACAGTTTGGCGTCAATGTTGCGATGGAGAATATACGGAATTTTTCCAATTTGTCATATGTATTGGAGCAAGTAGATTCCCCTCGTATTGGATTCTGTTATGACTGTGCCCATCATTACCGCTACTACTTTGGCAATGATTTATTATCAATGTATGGTTCTCGGTTGATGGCACTACATCTACATGATAATTATGAAAACGTCGGACACCTGTTACCTTTTGACGGCACAATTGATTGGTCTATTGCAATGAAAAAAATTGCGAAAACAGATTATTCAGGTGCGACTGCAATAGAGGCCATGAATTGGAATTATAATGATTTATCGGCAGAAGAATTTTTAAAAGAAGCGTTTGAGCGAGCAAAAAGGCTGGAGGCATTACGAATCTATAATCCATAA
- a CDS encoding HTH domain-containing protein, with translation MEINSVKTIISTNFNQTEDVIRKDIENLLKNYKMELKSLSKMIGVDYVWLKDYMDGKNKLYDFFTNIVNSGENNGDSLKNSNIPNPSHLCNMIFMLSEGIVMVNKDDRVKAVIDVLIDEFEISYETLAIYSGLELGDLQSFMNDTNSVSCEKKYKLAVASLFLHYLFKK, from the coding sequence ATGGAAATTAATTCAGTTAAAACTATTATTTCTACAAACTTCAATCAAACTGAAGATGTTATAAGAAAAGACATAGAAAATTTGCTTAAAAACTATAAAATGGAACTGAAATCTTTGAGTAAGATGATAGGAGTAGATTATGTTTGGTTGAAAGATTATATGGATGGGAAAAATAAATTATATGATTTTTTTACCAATATCGTAAATTCTGGTGAGAATAATGGAGATAGTTTGAAAAATTCCAATATTCCGAACCCTTCGCATTTATGCAACATGATTTTTATGCTATCTGAGGGGATAGTGATGGTAAATAAAGATGACCGAGTTAAAGCAGTAATAGATGTGCTAATAGATGAGTTTGAAATTAGCTATGAAACCTTAGCTATATATTCCGGACTTGAGCTAGGAGATTTGCAAAGTTTTATGAATGATACTAATTCTGTTTCTTGTGAGAAAAAATATAAGTTAGCAGTAGCAAGTCTATTTTTGCATTATTTATTTAAAAAATAG